One Serratia liquefaciens genomic window, ATTAGGCGAAAGTCATCATCGTAAAAATGCCCAGGTTTGCGCAGAGAGTGTGGCTGCGCAAGCCTTTCCCCATAACAATTATCCCCACCGTGACGCATCCGCGCAGCTCAACTTCAACGAAGTTTTATGTCTGGACGTCAGCCTGAAATAGTTGAAGTCGATCACAAATAATGACTTTGCCAACGGAAGCCGATTGCAACCGGCGAAACTTCCTTCGACAATGTTACCGATAACATGTTACCGGTAACAACTTGTATAGGGTAACGCCACCTGTCGTTTTGGAGCTAAGCCATGACCAATAATCAAAACCGTATTTACGTCATTATGGGCGTTTCCGGCAGCGGCAAGTCCGCCGTGGCCGCCGCAGCGGCCCGCCAACTGTCTGCCGGGTTCCTTGACGGTGACTTTCTGCACCCGCGCAGCAATATCCTGAAAATGGCCGCCGGTGAACCGCTGAATGATGACGATCGCGCCCCCTGGCTGGCCGCACTCAACGACGCGGCTTTCGCCATGCAACGCACCAATACTGTTTCGGTCATTGTCTGTTCGGCGCTGAAAAAGCACTACCGCGATCGCCTGCGCGCCGGTAACGGTAACCTGTCGTTCATCTACCTGCACGGCGATTTTCCGGTGATCGAAGCCCGCCTGGCTGCGCGTAACGGCCACTTCTTCAAGCCACAGATGCTGGTAACGCAGTTCGCGGCGCTGGAGCAACCGGGCGCGGACGAAAGCGACGTCATGTCCGTGGACATCAACCAGCCGCTGGAAGCCGTCATCGCCGATACCGTGCGACATATTCAGAGTTTCCTGCCTCAGGACGTATGCGCGTGAATACTGTAACGCTGGTCGGTACTGCAGTCGGCTCGGTTCTATTACTGCTGTTTTTGGTGATGAAGGCGCGTATGCACGCCTTCGTCGCCTTAATGTTGGTGTCTATCGCTGCCGGTATTTTCTCCGGCATGCCGCTGGACCGCATCGCCGACACCATGCAAAAAGGCATGGGCGATACGCTGGGCTTCCTGGCTATCGTAGTGGCGCTGGGCGCCATGTTCGGCAAGATACTGCACGAGGTCGGTGCACTCGATCAAATTGCGGCACATTTGCTGAAACGTTTCGGCCAAAGTAAGGCGCATTACGCGCTCGGCATCGCCGGATTGATCTGCGCCCTGCCGCTGTTCTTTGACGTGGCGGTGGTACTGCTGATCGGCATTGTGTTTGCCGTCGCACGTCGCACCGACGGCAACATCGTCAAGCTGGCTATTCCCCTGTTTGCCGGCGTCGCCGCTGCGGCCTCCTTCTTGCTGCCGGGGCCGGTGCCAATGCTGCTGGCGGCGCAAATGAAAGCCGACTTCGGCTGGATGATCGCCATCGGCCTGGTCGCCGCTATCCTCGGCATGCTGATTGCAGGCCCATTGTACGGCAGCTTTATCAGCCGCTTCGTTAGCTGGCCAATGCCGGCGGATGAAAACGAACCGACGCTCAACAAGGGCAACCTGCCGTCATTTGGCTTTAGCCTGGCGCTGGTACTCTGCCCGTTGGTGCTGGTCGGTATGAAAACCATTGGCGCACGTCTGGTCACGCCGGGTTCTCAGCTGCAGCAGTGGCTGGAGTTTATTGGCCACCCGTTCACCGCCATTTTGATTGCCTGTCTGATCGTGATTTATGGTCTGGCAAAACCGCGCGGCATGACCAACGAACAAACGCTGGCCATCTGTTCGGCTGCGGTGCAGCCCGCCGGGATCATCTTGCTGATGACCGGTGCCGGTGGCGTGTTCAAACAAATCCTGGTGGATTCTGGCGTCGGCCCGGCACTGGGCGACGCCATGATTGGCACCGGTCTGCCAATAGCCGTGGCGGCCTTTGCGCTGTCCGCCATGGTGCGCGTGATTCAAGGTTCAGCCACCGTTGCCTGCCTGACTACCGTCGGTCTGGTGTTGCCGGTGACCAGTCAACTGGGCCTCGGCGGCGGGCAGTTGGCCGCGCTGGCTATCTGTATTGCCGGGGGCTCTATCGTGCTCAGCCACGTCAACGATGCCGGTTTCTGGCTGTTCGGCAAATTTACCGGCGCCAATGAGCTGCAAACGCTAAAAACCTGGACGGTGATGGAAACCCTCCTCGGCAGCGTGGGTGGCATCATCGGCATGATTGCTTTCACCCTGTTTTAAACCACGATAACGACATAACACCGCCCCCGGCCTTTGCACATCAGGGCTGCAATCTCTCTCCGGGGGCACCGCCATAGGCGGCGTCTATAACAATAGCCATGTGAGGAAGGTATGCTTAATCCCACCCTATCCCGTGTCACGCAACGCATCATCGATCGTTCAAAACAGAGCCGCACCGCCTATCTGGCACGCATTGAAGCGGCGCGCTCCCAAACCGTACACCGCGCA contains:
- the gntK gene encoding gluconokinase, whose product is MTNNQNRIYVIMGVSGSGKSAVAAAAARQLSAGFLDGDFLHPRSNILKMAAGEPLNDDDRAPWLAALNDAAFAMQRTNTVSVIVCSALKKHYRDRLRAGNGNLSFIYLHGDFPVIEARLAARNGHFFKPQMLVTQFAALEQPGADESDVMSVDINQPLEAVIADTVRHIQSFLPQDVCA
- the gntU gene encoding gluconate transporter — encoded protein: MNTVTLVGTAVGSVLLLLFLVMKARMHAFVALMLVSIAAGIFSGMPLDRIADTMQKGMGDTLGFLAIVVALGAMFGKILHEVGALDQIAAHLLKRFGQSKAHYALGIAGLICALPLFFDVAVVLLIGIVFAVARRTDGNIVKLAIPLFAGVAAAASFLLPGPVPMLLAAQMKADFGWMIAIGLVAAILGMLIAGPLYGSFISRFVSWPMPADENEPTLNKGNLPSFGFSLALVLCPLVLVGMKTIGARLVTPGSQLQQWLEFIGHPFTAILIACLIVIYGLAKPRGMTNEQTLAICSAAVQPAGIILLMTGAGGVFKQILVDSGVGPALGDAMIGTGLPIAVAAFALSAMVRVIQGSATVACLTTVGLVLPVTSQLGLGGGQLAALAICIAGGSIVLSHVNDAGFWLFGKFTGANELQTLKTWTVMETLLGSVGGIIGMIAFTLF